A genomic window from Micromonospora violae includes:
- a CDS encoding SDR family NAD(P)-dependent oxidoreductase: MEDLTGRRRLVVVTGASSGIGLAAAVHLACRGDQVVLVGRDPARLQAAAERVRENSGARPELFRADFAILDDVRRLAEQLRAAYDRIDVLANNAGAIALQPLRTVDGFEMSIQANHLAPFLLTNLLADRVGRIVVTASGAHRFGALDPDDLNKSLRAYRPMGAYGTSKQANILFAAEAARRWPDVPAYSFHPGVVRTRFANDSRLVAFGMRFMPFRSPEKGAETLVWLANQEPARLIDGGYYADRRPRRPFRKAADPQLAARLWEASAKAVGID, from the coding sequence GTGGAAGATCTCACTGGGCGTCGTCGACTGGTGGTGGTGACCGGCGCCAGCTCCGGCATCGGGCTGGCCGCCGCCGTGCACCTGGCCTGCCGTGGCGACCAGGTGGTGCTGGTCGGGCGGGACCCGGCCCGACTACAGGCCGCCGCCGAGCGGGTACGGGAGAACTCCGGTGCGCGCCCAGAGCTGTTCCGGGCCGACTTCGCGATCCTCGACGACGTACGCCGACTGGCCGAGCAGCTCCGGGCGGCGTACGACCGGATCGACGTGCTGGCCAACAACGCCGGCGCGATCGCGCTACAACCACTGCGCACGGTCGACGGCTTCGAGATGTCGATCCAGGCCAACCACCTGGCCCCGTTCCTGCTGACCAACCTGCTCGCCGACCGGGTGGGCCGAATCGTGGTGACCGCCTCCGGCGCGCACCGCTTCGGGGCCCTCGACCCGGACGACCTGAACAAGTCGCTGCGCGCCTACCGGCCGATGGGGGCGTACGGCACCAGCAAGCAGGCGAACATCCTGTTCGCCGCCGAGGCGGCCCGGCGCTGGCCGGACGTCCCCGCGTACAGCTTCCACCCCGGGGTGGTCCGTACCCGGTTCGCCAACGACAGCAGGCTGGTCGCGTTCGGCATGCGCTTCATGCCGTTCCGCAGCCCGGAGAAGGGCGCCGAAACCCTGGTATGGCTGGCAAACCAGGAGCCCGCCCGGCTGATCGACGGGGGTTACTACGCCGACCGTCGGCCGCGTCGGCCGTTCCGGAAGGCGGCCGATCCGCAGCTCGCCGCCCGGCTCTGGGAGGCCAGCGCCAAGGCCGTGGGCATCGACTAG
- a CDS encoding DMT family transporter yields MPPPSHRPTPDLLTTGAVGLAVVAVSSSAPLIAYAAAPALAIAFWRNLLAVAVLSPFALARRRAELRRLTVGAGRRELVFCVLSGVALAGHFATWVPSAKLTSVATSTALVATQPVWQGLIARAQGRPLPRVVWAGIVVAVAGAVVATGVDVGVSGRAVLGDVLALTGALFAAVYTAFGERARTSISTTTYTTICYGICALILLALCLVGGVRLTGFDGRTWLAILALVAGAQLLGHSMFNYALRKIPATTVSVLILLEAPGAALLGWAWLGQLPRPYALLGMAMLLAGVAVVVLGGARAARRPGPTALPTDPTPLDD; encoded by the coding sequence GTGCCCCCACCTTCCCACCGGCCGACCCCGGACCTGCTGACCACCGGCGCGGTCGGACTGGCCGTGGTCGCCGTGTCGTCGTCCGCGCCGCTGATCGCGTACGCCGCCGCTCCCGCGCTGGCCATCGCGTTCTGGCGCAACCTGCTCGCGGTGGCCGTGCTGAGCCCCTTCGCGCTGGCCCGACGCCGCGCCGAACTGCGCAGGCTGACCGTGGGCGCGGGCCGGCGGGAACTGGTGTTCTGTGTGCTGTCCGGGGTCGCCCTGGCCGGGCACTTCGCGACGTGGGTGCCGAGCGCCAAGCTCACCTCGGTCGCCACGTCCACCGCCCTGGTCGCCACCCAGCCGGTCTGGCAGGGGCTGATCGCCCGCGCCCAGGGGCGGCCGCTGCCCCGGGTGGTCTGGGCCGGCATCGTGGTAGCGGTCGCCGGCGCGGTGGTCGCCACCGGTGTGGACGTGGGGGTCTCCGGCCGAGCGGTCCTCGGCGACGTGCTGGCGTTGACCGGCGCCCTGTTCGCCGCCGTCTACACCGCCTTCGGGGAGCGGGCGCGGACCAGCATCAGCACCACCACCTACACCACCATCTGCTACGGGATCTGCGCGCTGATCCTGCTGGCCCTGTGCCTGGTCGGCGGCGTGCGGCTGACCGGGTTCGACGGGCGTACCTGGTTGGCCATCCTGGCCCTGGTGGCCGGCGCCCAACTGCTCGGGCACTCGATGTTCAACTACGCCCTGCGGAAGATCCCGGCGACCACGGTGAGCGTGCTGATCCTGCTGGAGGCGCCCGGCGCGGCTCTGCTCGGCTGGGCCTGGCTGGGGCAGTTACCCCGGCCGTACGCGCTGCTCGGGATGGCGATGCTGCTGGCGGGGGTGGCGGTGGTGGTGCTCGGCGGTGCCCGCGCCGCCCGGCGGCCGGGACCCACCGCGCTGCCGACCGACCCGACCCCGCTCGACGACTGA
- a CDS encoding DUF4190 domain-containing protein, translating into MTNPPSPGNWTDPTWSAQPSSPAPDPTLVAGQSVPPQPGPVDPYAPDPYAPIDPYASAQPPAGQPLPGYAPPAYAPSGYAPSGYPPQYPGYGYPQPPKTNGLAIAALVLALVGFTSCITAPIGAILGHVAQKQIRLSGEGGAGMAKAAIIVGWILTGFLVLVLVFYVAAIIYAIATSNNAS; encoded by the coding sequence ATGACCAACCCGCCATCGCCCGGCAACTGGACCGATCCCACCTGGTCGGCCCAGCCGTCGAGCCCCGCACCCGACCCGACCCTGGTGGCCGGTCAGTCGGTGCCCCCACAACCTGGGCCGGTCGACCCGTACGCCCCCGACCCGTACGCCCCGATCGACCCGTACGCCAGCGCGCAACCGCCAGCCGGCCAGCCGCTGCCCGGATATGCCCCGCCCGCGTACGCCCCGTCCGGGTACGCCCCGAGCGGATACCCGCCGCAGTACCCCGGCTACGGCTACCCGCAGCCCCCGAAGACCAACGGGCTGGCCATCGCGGCGCTCGTGCTGGCCCTGGTCGGTTTCACGTCCTGCATCACCGCGCCGATCGGCGCGATCCTCGGGCACGTCGCGCAGAAGCAGATCCGGCTCAGCGGCGAGGGCGGTGCGGGGATGGCGAAGGCCGCCATCATCGTCGGCTGGATTCTCACCGGGTTCCTGGTACTGGTGCTCGTCTTCTACGTCGCCGCGATCATCTACGCGATCGCGACGAGCAACAACGCCAGCTAG
- a CDS encoding SDR family NAD(P)-dependent oxidoreductase gives MAFDARAADRSGSRSRRDVSRPGAPRRTRTTAPSGSPGPDEPVALADPVTMRLDGRVALVTGAGSPDGIGYATARRLADLGARVAIVSTTRRIHERAGELGVTGFVADLTDESEVGALADAVTEQLGDVEVLVNNAGLASRASQGVLRPVAQLTYDEWRGEIDRNLSTAFLCSRAFIGGMAERGWGRIVNLAATAGPVNALPTEAAYAAAKAGVVGLTRALAMEMIADGVTVNAVAPGTIYTAASTMAEVKQGLGTPVGRPGTPDEVAAAISFLCSPAASYITGQMLVVDGGNSVREARFR, from the coding sequence ATGGCATTCGACGCGCGCGCCGCGGACCGCTCCGGCAGTCGATCCCGACGGGACGTCAGCCGCCCGGGTGCGCCTCGGCGGACCCGGACGACCGCCCCGTCGGGCAGCCCCGGCCCCGACGAGCCGGTCGCGCTCGCCGACCCGGTCACCATGCGCCTCGACGGGCGGGTCGCCCTGGTCACCGGCGCGGGCAGCCCGGACGGCATCGGGTACGCCACCGCCCGGCGACTCGCCGACCTGGGCGCTCGGGTGGCCATCGTCTCCACCACCCGGCGCATCCACGAGCGGGCCGGCGAGTTGGGAGTGACCGGTTTCGTCGCGGACCTGACCGACGAGTCCGAGGTCGGCGCGCTCGCCGATGCGGTCACCGAGCAGTTGGGCGACGTCGAGGTGCTGGTCAACAACGCCGGCCTGGCCAGCAGGGCCAGCCAGGGCGTGCTGCGGCCGGTGGCGCAGCTGACCTACGACGAGTGGCGCGGTGAGATCGACCGCAACCTCTCCACCGCGTTCCTGTGCAGTCGGGCGTTCATCGGGGGGATGGCCGAGCGGGGCTGGGGCCGGATCGTCAACCTGGCGGCCACGGCCGGCCCGGTCAACGCCCTGCCCACCGAGGCCGCGTACGCCGCGGCGAAGGCCGGGGTGGTCGGGCTGACCCGGGCCCTGGCCATGGAGATGATCGCCGACGGGGTGACCGTGAACGCGGTGGCGCCCGGCACCATCTACACTGCGGCGTCCACGATGGCCGAGGTCAAGCAGGGGCTGGGCACCCCGGTGGGGCGTCCGGGCACGCCCGACGAGGTCGCCGCGGCGATCAGCTTCCTCTGCTCGCCGGCCGCCTCGTACATCACCGGGCAGATGCTGGTGGTGGATGGCGGCAACAGCGTCCGTGAGGCCCGCTTCCGCTGA
- a CDS encoding DUF4190 domain-containing protein, which translates to MSYPPPSGPPADEQPPSPYEPPKDQSPYAPPPAGQSPYAPQPDQPAYELPAERSPYGPPAGEPSPYGHQGPQQSAHWSQQPPYPPQGPYGQYGPPPSGPGRGTNVLAILSLVFAFVFPPAGAVLGHLAKRQIRTSGEEGDQLATWGLILGYVFTGLTVLACCGWLALVAFSNTGDSSGY; encoded by the coding sequence GTGAGCTACCCGCCGCCGTCGGGACCGCCCGCGGACGAGCAGCCGCCGTCACCCTACGAGCCACCGAAGGACCAGTCGCCGTACGCCCCACCGCCAGCCGGTCAGTCGCCGTACGCGCCACAGCCGGACCAGCCGGCGTACGAGCTGCCAGCGGAACGGTCACCGTACGGGCCACCGGCGGGCGAACCGTCGCCGTACGGGCACCAGGGGCCGCAGCAGTCGGCGCACTGGAGCCAACAGCCGCCGTACCCCCCACAGGGCCCCTACGGCCAGTACGGCCCACCGCCGTCCGGGCCGGGTCGGGGCACCAACGTGCTGGCGATCCTCTCGTTGGTGTTCGCCTTCGTGTTTCCGCCGGCCGGCGCCGTCCTCGGTCATCTGGCCAAGCGGCAGATCCGCACCAGCGGCGAGGAGGGCGACCAGCTCGCGACGTGGGGACTGATCCTGGGGTACGTCTTCACCGGGCTCACCGTGCTGGCCTGCTGCGGCTGGCTGGCGCTGGTGGCCTTCAGCAACACCGGCGACAGCAGTGGCTACTGA
- a CDS encoding HpcH/HpaI aldolase/citrate lyase family protein — MAAVGRPRRSCLAVPGSSVKMLGKAQGLPADQVFLDLEDAVAPLAKPDARKNIVAALNEGDWAGKTRVVRVNDLTTPWTYRDVIEVVEGAGANLDCIMLPKVQTAAQVQWLDLTLTQIEKTIGLEVGRIGIEAQIENAAGLVNVDAIAAASPRVETIIFGPADFMASINMKSMVVGGLIPEYPGDPYHYILMRILMAARMHDKQAIDGPFLQIRDVDAFREVAKRSAALGFDGKWVLHPGQIDAANEVYQPAQDDYDHAELILDAYQHYTSEAGGRLGAVMLGDEMIDEASRKMALVVAAKGRAAGMSRTSSFTPPAQ; from the coding sequence ATGGCCGCAGTCGGTCGCCCTCGCAGGTCCTGCCTCGCCGTGCCGGGTTCCAGCGTGAAGATGCTCGGCAAGGCCCAGGGGCTCCCGGCCGACCAGGTCTTCCTCGACCTGGAGGACGCGGTCGCCCCACTGGCCAAACCGGATGCCCGCAAGAACATCGTGGCCGCCCTCAACGAGGGTGACTGGGCCGGCAAGACCCGGGTGGTGCGGGTCAACGACCTGACCACCCCGTGGACCTACCGCGACGTCATCGAGGTGGTCGAGGGCGCTGGCGCCAACCTGGACTGCATCATGCTGCCGAAGGTGCAGACCGCCGCGCAGGTGCAGTGGTTGGACCTGACGCTCACCCAGATCGAGAAGACGATCGGCCTGGAGGTCGGCCGGATCGGCATCGAGGCGCAGATCGAGAACGCCGCCGGACTGGTCAACGTGGACGCGATCGCCGCCGCTTCGCCGCGCGTGGAGACCATCATCTTCGGCCCGGCCGACTTCATGGCGTCGATCAACATGAAGTCGATGGTGGTCGGCGGCCTGATCCCGGAGTACCCGGGCGACCCGTACCACTACATCCTGATGCGGATCCTGATGGCCGCGCGGATGCACGACAAGCAGGCCATCGACGGCCCCTTCCTGCAGATCCGCGACGTCGACGCCTTCCGCGAGGTGGCCAAGCGTTCGGCCGCGCTGGGCTTCGACGGCAAGTGGGTGCTGCACCCAGGCCAGATCGACGCCGCCAACGAGGTCTACCAGCCGGCGCAGGACGACTACGACCACGCCGAGCTGATCCTCGACGCGTACCAGCACTACACGTCGGAGGCCGGCGGCCGGCTCGGTGCCGTGATGCTCGGCGACGAAATGATCGACGAAGCGTCCCGCAAGATGGCGCTGGTGGTCGCCGCCAAGGGCCGGGCCGCCGGGATGAGCCGTACCTCGTCGTTCACCCCACCGGCGCAGTGA
- a CDS encoding CoA-binding protein, with the protein MRTAQQILADSAVIAVVGASRDPFKAAHSVPLQMQRHGWRIIPVNPTVDELFGERAYKTLADIPHPVDLVNVFRPAADAVQVVRDAATIGAPAAWLQLGIISAEARRIAEEAGMDYVEDRCLAVERAVHALTRLP; encoded by the coding sequence GTGCGTACCGCTCAGCAGATCCTCGCCGACTCCGCCGTGATCGCCGTCGTGGGTGCGTCCCGCGACCCGTTCAAGGCCGCGCACAGCGTGCCGTTGCAGATGCAGCGGCACGGCTGGCGCATCATCCCGGTCAACCCGACGGTCGACGAGTTGTTCGGCGAACGGGCCTACAAGACCCTCGCCGACATCCCGCACCCGGTCGACCTGGTGAACGTGTTCCGGCCGGCAGCCGACGCCGTGCAGGTGGTCCGGGACGCGGCGACGATTGGTGCCCCCGCGGCCTGGCTGCAGTTGGGCATCATCTCGGCCGAAGCACGGCGAATCGCCGAAGAGGCCGGCATGGACTACGTCGAAGACCGCTGCCTGGCCGTAGAACGCGCTGTCCACGCCCTAACCCGCCTCCCCTAA
- a CDS encoding PhzF family phenazine biosynthesis protein codes for MSTLAYEIVDVFTDRPFAGNPLAVVFGAEALATEQMQALALEFNLSETVFVLPPTQVGVTYRARIFTPVEELPFAGHPSVGAAVTAYRRGMFGLGQVTQECGAGVLPIEVTASGATLTGGTPTLGPELDPEPLLEIAGLVADDHIGPAPRVAGCGLEFPYLPVRPESLARAQVNPAAAQRYGVSHVSVFSWDAAAQTAHARVFVPGMGVPEDPATGSAALGLGVWLVASGLLPGEGRSEYAVRQGVEMNRPSALACTVTAANGAVVGATVAGQVMPVARGEIAVPPFVG; via the coding sequence ATGTCGACCTTGGCCTACGAGATCGTGGACGTCTTCACCGACCGCCCCTTCGCCGGTAACCCGCTGGCGGTGGTGTTCGGCGCGGAGGCGCTGGCCACCGAGCAGATGCAGGCGCTCGCGCTGGAGTTCAACCTCTCCGAGACGGTGTTCGTGCTGCCGCCGACCCAGGTGGGCGTCACCTACCGGGCCAGGATCTTCACCCCGGTGGAGGAGTTGCCGTTCGCCGGGCACCCCAGCGTCGGCGCGGCGGTCACCGCGTACCGGCGGGGCATGTTCGGTCTGGGGCAGGTCACCCAGGAGTGCGGGGCCGGTGTGCTGCCGATCGAGGTGACCGCGTCCGGGGCGACGCTGACCGGTGGCACCCCGACCCTCGGGCCGGAGTTGGACCCGGAGCCGTTGTTGGAGATCGCCGGGCTGGTCGCCGACGACCACATCGGGCCCGCCCCACGTGTCGCCGGTTGTGGGCTGGAGTTCCCGTACCTGCCGGTGCGGCCGGAGTCGTTGGCCCGCGCCCAGGTGAACCCGGCGGCGGCGCAGCGGTACGGGGTGTCGCACGTCAGCGTCTTCTCCTGGGACGCGGCCGCGCAAACCGCGCACGCCCGGGTCTTCGTGCCGGGAATGGGGGTTCCGGAGGACCCGGCGACCGGTTCGGCGGCGCTCGGCCTGGGTGTCTGGCTGGTGGCGAGCGGTCTGCTGCCCGGCGAGGGGCGGTCGGAGTACGCCGTCCGTCAGGGCGTGGAGATGAACCGCCCGTCCGCGTTGGCCTGCACGGTCACCGCGGCGAACGGTGCGGTGGTCGGGGCGACGGTCGCCGGCCAGGTGATGCCGGTGGCCCGGGGTGAGATCGCCGTGCCGCCTTTCGTGGGTTGA
- a CDS encoding magnesium transporter MgtE N-terminal domain-containing protein, with product MSTPTRIYIARLAGVAVFDPNGDQVGRVRDAVARLRATKRPPEVVGLVAEMPMRRRIFLSINRITSIDADAVVLGSGTLNLRRFEKRPNELLVLQELLDRRVQLDPGGQPGAVVDVAMECTRGGEWSLTRVAVREQTGRLTRRGHLHQVEWDRVRGLSGIADNRGTANLLAVLEDMRPADLANALQDLPDARRNEVAAALDDERLADVLSELPEHDQVEILAALDRERAADVLEEMDPDDAADLLNELPPPEQDVLLDLMEPDEADPVRQLLKYTPGTAGSVMTSEPVILPPDATVAEALARIREPQLSPAVAAQVFVTRAPQNTPTGRYLGMVHFQALLREPPADLLGKVVVNDIDPLRPTTPLPEITRRMATYDLVAMPVIDRNNRLVGAVTVDDVLDHSLPRDWRDRDALVTPGTADTMLDGADG from the coding sequence GTGAGCACGCCGACCCGGATCTACATCGCCCGTCTCGCCGGAGTCGCCGTCTTCGACCCGAACGGCGACCAGGTGGGCCGGGTTCGTGACGCCGTGGCGCGGCTCCGGGCGACCAAACGTCCACCGGAGGTGGTGGGCCTCGTCGCCGAGATGCCGATGCGTCGTCGGATCTTCCTGTCCATCAACCGGATCACCTCCATCGACGCGGACGCCGTCGTGCTCGGCTCCGGCACCCTCAACCTGCGCCGCTTCGAGAAGCGCCCGAACGAGCTGCTGGTGCTCCAGGAACTGCTCGACCGGCGGGTGCAACTCGACCCGGGCGGCCAGCCCGGCGCGGTCGTGGACGTCGCCATGGAGTGCACCCGGGGCGGCGAGTGGTCGCTGACCCGGGTCGCCGTCCGCGAGCAGACCGGTCGGCTCACCCGCCGCGGCCATCTGCACCAGGTCGAATGGGACCGGGTGCGCGGGCTGAGCGGCATCGCCGACAACCGGGGTACGGCGAACCTGCTCGCCGTCCTGGAGGACATGCGCCCCGCCGACCTGGCCAACGCGTTGCAGGATCTGCCCGACGCGCGGCGCAACGAGGTCGCGGCCGCGCTGGACGACGAGCGACTGGCCGACGTGCTCAGCGAACTGCCGGAGCACGACCAGGTGGAGATTCTCGCCGCCCTGGACCGGGAGCGGGCCGCCGACGTCCTGGAGGAGATGGACCCGGACGACGCCGCGGACCTCCTCAACGAGCTGCCCCCGCCCGAGCAGGACGTGCTGCTGGACCTGATGGAGCCGGACGAGGCCGACCCGGTACGTCAGCTACTGAAGTACACCCCCGGCACGGCGGGCAGTGTGATGACCTCGGAGCCGGTCATCCTCCCGCCGGATGCCACCGTCGCCGAGGCGCTGGCCCGGATCCGGGAGCCGCAGCTCTCCCCCGCCGTCGCCGCGCAGGTCTTCGTGACCCGAGCACCCCAGAACACGCCGACCGGCCGCTACCTGGGCATGGTGCACTTCCAGGCGTTGCTGCGCGAACCCCCGGCCGACCTGCTGGGCAAGGTGGTGGTCAACGACATCGACCCGCTGCGCCCCACCACGCCGCTGCCGGAGATCACCCGCCGGATGGCCACCTACGACCTGGTCGCCATGCCGGTGATCGACCGGAACAACCGGCTGGTCGGCGCCGTGACGGTGGACGACGTCCTGGACCACTCGCTCCCCCGCGACTGGCGGGACCGCGACGCCCTGGTCACCCCGGGCACCGCCGACACCATGCTGGACGGCGCGGATGGCTGA
- a CDS encoding acyl-CoA dehydrogenase family protein produces MARLAQTPGLTDVQQSILETVRDFADKEIIPHAQRLEHADEYPTDILDGMREMGLFGLTIDEEYGGLGESLLTYALVVEQLSRGWMSISGIVNTHFIVAYLISQHGSAEQKARLLPKMATGEIRGAFSMSEPETGSDVSAIKSRAVRDGDHYVLNGQKMWLTNGAYSSVVATLVKTDTGADSVYGNMSTFLLEKEPGFGETAPGLTIPGKIEKMGYKGVETTEMVLDGVTVPDSAILGGADQVGRGFYQMMDGIEVGRVNVAARACGISIRAFELAVSYAQQRKTFGQPLARHQAIAFKLAEMGTKIEAAHALMVNAARLKDAGQRNDVEAGMAKLLASEYCAEVVQEAFRIHGGYGYSKEYEIERLMREAPFLLIGEGTSEIQKTIISRGLLKDYKL; encoded by the coding sequence ATGGCCCGACTCGCCCAGACGCCCGGCCTGACCGATGTGCAACAGTCGATCCTGGAGACCGTTCGGGACTTCGCCGACAAGGAGATCATCCCGCACGCTCAGCGGCTGGAGCACGCCGACGAGTACCCCACCGACATCCTCGACGGCATGCGCGAGATGGGGCTCTTCGGCCTCACCATCGACGAGGAGTACGGCGGGCTCGGCGAATCACTGCTCACCTACGCGCTGGTGGTCGAGCAACTGTCCCGAGGCTGGATGTCGATCTCCGGCATCGTCAACACCCACTTCATCGTGGCGTACCTGATCTCCCAGCACGGCTCCGCCGAGCAGAAGGCCCGCCTACTGCCGAAGATGGCCACCGGCGAGATACGCGGCGCGTTCTCCATGTCCGAGCCCGAGACCGGCTCCGACGTTTCGGCCATCAAGTCCCGGGCGGTCCGCGACGGTGACCACTACGTGCTCAACGGGCAGAAGATGTGGCTCACCAACGGGGCGTACTCCTCGGTGGTGGCCACCCTGGTCAAGACCGACACCGGTGCGGACTCCGTCTACGGCAACATGAGCACGTTCTTGCTGGAGAAGGAGCCGGGCTTCGGCGAGACCGCCCCCGGCCTCACCATCCCCGGCAAGATCGAAAAGATGGGTTACAAGGGCGTCGAGACCACCGAGATGGTGCTCGACGGCGTGACAGTGCCCGACTCCGCGATCCTCGGCGGCGCCGACCAGGTCGGCCGCGGCTTCTACCAGATGATGGACGGCATCGAGGTGGGCCGGGTCAACGTCGCCGCCCGCGCCTGCGGCATCTCCATCCGCGCCTTCGAGCTGGCGGTGAGCTACGCCCAGCAGCGCAAAACCTTCGGCCAGCCCCTCGCCAGGCACCAGGCGATCGCCTTCAAGCTCGCCGAGATGGGCACGAAGATCGAGGCCGCGCACGCCCTCATGGTCAACGCCGCCCGGCTCAAGGACGCCGGCCAGCGCAACGACGTCGAGGCCGGGATGGCCAAACTGCTCGCCTCGGAGTACTGCGCCGAGGTCGTCCAGGAGGCGTTCCGCATCCACGGCGGCTACGGCTACTCCAAGGAGTACGAGATCGAGCGGCTGATGCGGGAGGCCCCGTTCCTGCTCATCGGTGAGGGCACCTCCGAGATCCAGAAGACAATCATCAGCCGAGGCCTCCTCAAGGACTACAAGCTCTGA
- a CDS encoding SigE family RNA polymerase sigma factor has translation MTTEDRTRDGFADFVRAETAGLTRLAYLLTGDRHHAEDLVQVALARVAVRWERIADPRAYLRRVLCTQAASWWRWRRARPPERLDGALPERAGPGDDTDLRLVLSAALARLTARQRAVLVLRYYEDRTETETAELLGCRVGTVKSQTRHALGRLRVLAPELAELVGRDPQEVTR, from the coding sequence TTGACGACTGAGGACCGCACCCGGGACGGCTTCGCCGACTTCGTCCGGGCCGAGACCGCCGGGCTGACCCGGCTCGCGTACCTGTTGACAGGTGACCGGCACCATGCCGAGGACCTGGTCCAGGTGGCGCTCGCTCGGGTCGCGGTGCGGTGGGAGCGGATCGCGGACCCGCGCGCCTACCTGCGTCGGGTGCTCTGCACCCAGGCGGCCAGTTGGTGGCGCTGGCGGCGGGCCCGCCCGCCGGAGCGGCTGGACGGGGCGCTGCCGGAACGCGCCGGGCCCGGTGACGACACCGATCTGCGGCTGGTGCTGTCGGCGGCGTTGGCCCGGCTGACCGCGCGGCAGCGCGCGGTCCTCGTGTTGCGCTACTACGAGGACCGCACCGAGACGGAGACGGCGGAACTGCTCGGCTGCCGGGTCGGCACCGTGAAGAGCCAGACCCGGCACGCCCTCGGCCGACTCCGTGTCCTGGCCCCCGAGTTGGCCGAACTCGTCGGCCGTGACCCGCAGGAGGTGACCCGGTGA
- a CDS encoding HAD family hydrolase gives MPSYQAVLFDFFGTLTHSVRRGVAHLGTAELLGCHTDALTEVLNRTYYERATGRLGNAEATLRWVCAQVGVHPSDHAVRAAVASRHRAVRADTWLRAEAVPVLAALRQRGVRTGVISDCTHELPAFLPQLAVAPLLDVRVFSVQVGRCKPDPALYLTACQRLGLAPGDCLYVGDGGSQELTGAERAGMTAVRLAAPDLATHMVFNADRDWRGPTLGTLGEVLDLVDADAAVAGVGGRTG, from the coding sequence ATGCCCAGCTACCAGGCGGTGCTGTTCGATTTCTTCGGCACCCTGACCCACTCCGTGCGACGCGGTGTCGCCCACCTCGGCACCGCCGAGCTGCTCGGATGTCACACCGACGCGCTGACCGAGGTGCTGAACCGCACCTACTACGAACGGGCCACCGGCCGGCTCGGCAACGCGGAGGCCACCCTGCGCTGGGTGTGCGCCCAGGTCGGCGTACACCCCAGCGACCATGCGGTGCGGGCGGCGGTGGCGTCCCGGCACCGGGCCGTCCGCGCCGACACCTGGCTGCGGGCCGAGGCGGTGCCGGTGCTGGCGGCGCTACGCCAGCGCGGCGTGCGCACCGGCGTGATCAGCGACTGTACGCACGAACTGCCGGCCTTCCTGCCCCAGCTCGCCGTCGCTCCGCTGCTCGACGTGCGGGTCTTCTCGGTGCAGGTGGGGCGGTGCAAACCCGATCCGGCGCTCTACCTGACCGCCTGCCAGCGGCTCGGGCTCGCACCGGGTGACTGCCTCTACGTGGGCGACGGCGGCAGCCAGGAGTTGACCGGCGCCGAGCGGGCCGGGATGACCGCCGTCCGGCTCGCCGCCCCGGATCTGGCCACGCACATGGTGTTCAACGCCGACCGGGACTGGCGCGGCCCGACACTCGGCACCCTGGGTGAGGTGCTCGACCTCGTCGACGCCGACGCGGCTGTCGCGGGCGTCGGCGGTCGGACGGGCTGA